The proteins below are encoded in one region of Triticum aestivum cultivar Chinese Spring chromosome 1B, IWGSC CS RefSeq v2.1, whole genome shotgun sequence:
- the LOC123092964 gene encoding uncharacterized protein, translating to MASSEGRRRRRGKKSKAKKKKKEAGPTIVQDLPDHLFELILVRLGPSPCLVRAAAACKRWCRVVGNPGFFARFGPVHAQAPYVGDYHTVQGGQPLFVPSSPVVVDRSRFSLEFLPESGSWEIADSRGSLLLLTKKRAPQSWRDYSRCVRHYPDLMVCEPLAGLYQRILWPEDLDGIGRLGVFLLNGDDAGRRVSTSNFRVLAAVDETVACVFSTGSEGGWRIIYSEITSHVELPKLGPENFVGRANGTLYWGIDGCATAVLALDETTAEFSIAAFPENVWGPSHIRTSRIVGGEDGTLRVIRLIGNDLKVFAKRHAGSDEDEWLLEMHLRLPEATLGLPGREEHFFRQQTMIVAANTRYVLLTPSEKSWLFSVELDTMRVESKHERNKYAGEAYPCKLPWPPALADHGRERR from the coding sequence ATGGCGTCATCGGAGGGACGTCGTCGTCGGCGGGGCAAAAAGAGCaaggccaaaaagaagaagaaagaggccgGACCGACGATCGTGCAGGACCTCCCCGACCATCTCTTCGAGCTCATCCTCGTCCGCCTCGGCCCGTCCCCATGCCTCGTCCGCGCCGCGGCCGCCTGCAAGCGGTGGTGCCGCGTCGTCGGGAACCCCGGCTTCTTCGCCCGCTTCGGCCCGGTCCACGCGCAGGCGCCGTACGTCGGCGACTACCACACCGTGCAGGGGGGACAACCCCTCTTCGTCCCCTCCTCGCCGGTCGTCGTCGACCGCAGCCGCTTCTCCCTCGAGTTCCTCCCGGAGAGCGGATCGTGGGAGATCGCCGACAGCCgcggcagcctcctcctcctcaccaagaAGAGGGCGCCGCAGAGCTGGCGCGACTACTCTCGCTGTGTTCGCCACTACCCCGACCTTATGGTATGCGAGCCGCTCGCCGGACTCTACCAGAGAATCCTCTGGCCGGAGGATCTGGACGGAATTGGCCGCCTTGGCGTGTTCCTGCTTAACGGCGACGACGCGGGCCGCCGCGTCAGCACGTCCAACTTCAGGGTCCTAGCGGCCGTCGACGAAACCGTGGCATGTGTGTTCTCCACGGGCAGCGAGGGCGGCTGGCGCATTATTTACAGCGAGATCACCAGCCACGTCGAGCTCCCAAAGCTCGGCCCCGAAAATTTCGTAGGGCGTGCAAACGGCACTCTGTACTGGGGAATTGACGGATGCGCCACCGCCGTTCTTGCTCTTGACGAGACCACGGCGGAGTTCTCGATCGCCGCATTCCCGGAGAACGTCTGGGGGCCGTCCCACATACGGACCTCGCGGATCGTCGGCGGCGAGGACGGCACGCTGCGCGTCATCCGCCTCATAGGCAACGACCTCAAGGTCTTCGCCAAGCGGCATGCGGGCAGTGACGAGGATGAGTGGTTGCTGGAGATGCACCTGAGGTTGCCGGAGGCCACCCTTGGGCTGCCGGGGCGCGAGGAGCACTTTTTCCGGCAACAAACCATGATTGTTGCGGCGAATACCAGATACGTCCTGCTGACACCGAGCGAGAAATCGTGGTTGTTCTCTGTTGAGCTTGATACAATGCGAGTAGAGAGCAAACACGAGAGAAACAAGTACGCCGGAGAGGCGTACCCGTGCAAGTTGCCATGGCCGCCAGCCTTGGCTGATCATGGCAGGGAAAGGAGGTGA